The Thalassotalea sp. LPB0316 nucleotide sequence TAACCGAGTTGCAACGGATACTACTTTTGGTGGTCAGAACTTACTAGACGGTTCATATGAAGCAAGCTTCCAAGTAGGTGCCGACGCATTGCAACTAGTAGGCTTTAGTATGAAATCTGTGGGTCAAACAGCAGCCGGTAGTGATTACGCGATGAGTGCCAATGGCGGTTTCACGCTTTCAGGTATTGCCATGGCAGCGTCTGCGGCAACGAGTAACCGCTTAACTGACGTGTTGGGTGTTGACGGTATCTCAGCGTTATCAGCGATTAACTCGGCGATTACTTTAACCGATATGCAATACTCTGAAATTTTTACCCAGTCGGGGATTTCAGTATCAAGCCAAGATGGCGCACAGCTAGTGATGGCGGGGATGGATACGCTAATTGCTGTGGTTGATAAGAAACGTGCGGAGCTCGGTGCGGTGCAAAACCGATTCCAATCAACGATTCGCAACCAAGCCAATATTTCTGAAAACTTATCTGCTGCGAAATCTCGTATTAAAGATGCTGACTTTGCCGCTGAAACGGCTGCATTGACGCGTAATCAAATCTTACAACAAGCTAGCCAAACAATTCTTGGTCAAGCTAACCAACGTCCGCAAGCGGCACTGAGCTTGCTACAGGGTTAAGTTTAGTTTTACCTTGATGAAAAAAAACCGGCTTTGGCCGGTTTTTTTTGTTTTAGCCGCTAGCAAATTTAAATACGCCTCCCATTACCATATCAAGTTTATATCGCCTAATAATCACCTAAAACAGTTGGCAACACACATCATTTTAATTAAAAGCCAAGGGCTAACTTTATGAATTCTATGTTAATTTAAAATTTTAAAAAAAACATTAAAGATCATTTTTATCTCGCCGATAAAGAAATTGTCAGGAGGTGAGAGACCTGGCAACCAGCTAGCAGTATTTGCTGTAGCTTTTTAGTAATGAGATATAAGAGAGTAAATTATGGCTTTATATGTAAACACTAACGTGAGCTCGTTAAATGCTCAACGCCAATTAATGAATTCTGGTAATGCACTAGATACATCATTCCAACGTTTATCATCTGGTTTACGCATCAACAGTGCAAAAGATGATGCTGCTGGTCTACAAATTACTGACCGCCTTCAATCGCAAATTTTAGGTCTTAACCAAGGTAACCGTAACGCTAACGACGG carries:
- a CDS encoding flagellin; the encoded protein is MPLYVNSNISALNAQRQLMNSGNALDTSFKRLSSGLRINSAADDAAGLQISDRLQSQILGLTQGNRNANDGISLAQTAEGAMEEMTSMFQRVRTLAQQAANGSNTGEDRLALQQEIKSLMEEVNRVATDTTFGGQNLLDGSYEASFQVGADALQLVGFSMKSVGQTAAGSDYAMSANGGFTLSGIAMAASAATSNRLTDVLGVDGISALSAINSAITLTDMQYSEIFTQSGISVSSQDGAQLVMAGMDTLIAVVDKKRAELGAVQNRFQSTIRNQANISENLSAAKSRIKDADFAAETAALTRNQILQQASQTILGQANQRPQAALSLLQG